From a region of the Methanobrevibacter thaueri genome:
- a CDS encoding endonuclease/exonuclease/phosphatase family protein, translating to MKIVSWNCASKFREKYTSIIEEDADIYVICECEDPARAKVEEYVEFAGDNYFWTGDIHWKGLGIFAKDNIKLESIEGLNDKFKNFIAVRVNDSFNLLAVWAMDEDKEKGLNKYVEMIHDYFDANINLFDENLVMCGDFNSNAIWNDQHKAKDSEGNAKDQTNLNRKLNNKGLFSAYHKLTGEEQGEETQPTFHQSWDLEKPYHIDYVYTGKDVVTAFQIGDANKWIEFSDHIPLTFEIKLE from the coding sequence ATGAAAATCGTTTCTTGGAACTGTGCAAGTAAATTTAGAGAAAAATACACTTCAATCATTGAAGAAGATGCAGACATATATGTTATATGTGAATGTGAAGATCCTGCAAGAGCTAAAGTAGAAGAATATGTTGAATTTGCTGGAGATAACTACTTTTGGACAGGAGACATTCATTGGAAAGGATTAGGAATATTTGCGAAAGATAATATTAAATTGGAATCGATTGAAGGCTTAAATGATAAGTTTAAAAACTTTATTGCTGTAAGAGTTAATGATAGTTTTAATTTATTAGCCGTTTGGGCAATGGATGAAGATAAAGAAAAAGGATTGAATAAATATGTTGAAATGATTCATGACTATTTTGATGCAAATATTAATCTATTTGATGAGAACCTTGTCATGTGCGGTGATTTCAACAGCAATGCAATATGGAACGACCAACACAAAGCTAAAGACAGCGAAGGCAATGCTAAAGACCAAACAAATTTAAACAGAAAACTAAATAACAAAGGATTATTTAGCGCATATCATAAATTAACTGGAGAAGAACAAGGCGAAGAAACACAGCCAACATTTCATCAATCTTGGGATTTAGAAAAACCATATCACATCGATTATGTTTATACGGGTAAAGATGTTGTCACTGCTTTTCAAATTGGGGATGCCAATAAATGGATAGAATTTAGTGATCATATACCTCTTACTTTTGAAATCAAATTGGAGTGA
- a CDS encoding SHOCT domain-containing protein, whose protein sequence is MGLLDNFKKSDEEIKEEALMEYNIFEGISALVTFPDKQLKIGTHSGAARGVATLAFGLIGLAAASGVKQKEEFRTLRTLFQIVEKGLVFKNATLEGKDLRIPYDNVVGAERVKEDDLVITLLENQEIFILFKFEKIGYRKFVVQHVIDIINQRACGAQYEEVGWGLEHATAKPQETKQESKSLMDELERLANLYEKGLLTDEEFAAMKKKLIDGD, encoded by the coding sequence ATGGGATTGTTGGATAATTTTAAAAAATCGGATGAGGAAATTAAAGAAGAAGCTTTGATGGAATATAATATTTTTGAAGGTATTTCTGCTTTAGTAACATTTCCAGATAAACAACTAAAGATCGGAACTCATAGTGGAGCCGCAAGAGGAGTAGCAACTTTAGCTTTTGGTTTAATAGGTTTAGCTGCCGCCAGTGGTGTTAAACAAAAAGAAGAATTTAGAACGTTAAGAACATTATTTCAAATTGTAGAAAAAGGATTAGTATTTAAAAATGCCACTCTTGAAGGTAAAGACTTAAGAATACCTTATGATAATGTTGTTGGTGCTGAAAGAGTAAAAGAAGATGATTTGGTGATTACTTTACTTGAAAATCAGGAAATATTTATTCTGTTCAAGTTTGAAAAAATTGGATATAGAAAATTTGTTGTTCAACATGTTATTGACATTATCAACCAAAGAGCTTGTGGTGCTCAATACGAGGAAGTAGGTTGGGGTCTTGAACACGCAACAGCAAAACCACAGGAAACAAAGCAGGAAAGCAAATCTTTGATGGATGAGCTGGAGCGTTTAGCTAATTTATATGAGAAAGGCTTGCTGACGGATGAGGAGTTCGCAGCGATGAAGAAAAAATTAATTGATGGTGATTAA